CCCGAGGAGGACGGCGGCCGCGGCGCTCGCCTGCTCGACGGCGTTGTTGACCGACTCGACGCCGAGCAGGCGGCCCGGATCGTGAGGGTGCGGCTGGACGGTGCAGTCACCGACGGCGACGACCCGGGGATGGCTGGTGCGGCCCGAGGGGTCGGTGACGATGCCGTGTTCGACCCGCAGGCCGAGTGCGGTCGCGAGGTCCGTGACGGGCGCCGCACCGACACCGGCCACGACCAGGTCGGCGGGCAGCAGGTGCCCGTCGCCCAGCACCACACCGCCCACCCGGCCGGAACCGGCCAGCGCCGCGACGGTCCGGCCGGTCAGCACGGTCGTGCCCTGCGCCTCGTGCCACGCCCGGACGTGCGCGGAGAAGGGGGCCGCGGCGACCCGCGCCAGCAGGCGGTCAGCGGCCTCGACGACGGTCACCCGCTTCCCCTGGGCACGGGCCGTCGCGGCCACCTCGAGCCCGACGAAGCCCCCGCCGACCACGACGACGTCGGAGGCGTCCGCCAGGCCGGCTCGGAGCCGCTCGGCGTCCGCGACGCTGCGGAGGCCGAGCACGCCGGGCAGGTCGGCGCCCGGGACCGGCAGCCGGCGTGCGTTCGCGCCGGTGGCGAGGGCGAGGCCGTCGAACGCGAGCGTGGTGCCGTCGTCCAGCCGGAGCTCACCGCCGGAGTCACCGACGGAGGCCTCGACCACCGAGCGGCCGAGGACGAGCTCGATCCGCTGCTCGCCCAGGTACGACGCGTCGCGCAGCTCGAGCTCCTCGACGGGCACGGTGCCGGCGAGGAAGCCCTTGGACAGCGGCGGGCGCTGGTACGGGAGCTCCGGCTCGGCGCCCACGAGCACCACCCTGCCGTCGTACCCGAGCGCCCGCAGGCCGAGTGCGACCTGCAGTCCTGCCTGACCCGCGCCGACCACGGCGATGCACCCGGTCACTGCTGCTCCTTGGCGATCGTCACGCGCAGGCCGTCGAGCGCATCGGTCATCGTGACCTGGCACGACAGCCTGCTCAGCTCGGTCGGCGGGGTCACCGCGTCCTCGAGCATCTCCTCCTCGAAGTCCGTCGCGCGACCCGTGAGGTCGATCTGGTCGACGTCGACGAACACGTGGCACGTGGCGCAGGAGAGGCCGCCGCCGCACTCGCCGACGATCCCGGGGACGCCGAGCTTGACGGCGGTCTCCATGACGGACGCGCCGGGGCGCGCCTCGACCGTACGACAGCTCCCGTCCGGGCAGGTGAACTCGATGGTGGGCATGACGGCTCCTCGTCCTCGTCGAAGCGGGTCAGAACAGGTCGAAGTACTCGCGGTGCTCCCAGTCGGTCACCCCGTTGACGTAGGTGGACTCGTCGGGGTTGGCCTCCACCCAGGCCCGGTGCCGGTCGACCTCGCTGCGCTTCATCGTGACCAGGTAGTCGATGAAGCCGTCGCCGAACGACTTGCGGTAGAAGGCGTCGTCCTCCAGGGCGTCGACCGCCTCGGCGAGCGAGGTGGGCAGCTGCGGGACGTCGGCGGCGTACGGGTCCGTGCTGATCGGGCCGGGCCCGATCCGGTTGACGATGCCGTCGAGGCCGGCGGCGGCCTGGGCGGCGATGTAGAGGTACGGGTTCGCCGCCGAGTCGCCCACGCGGTTCTCGACGTGCGAGGCGGCGTCACCGGGTGCGCTGATGACGCGCATCATCGCCGCCCGGTTGTCCTGGCCCCAGGTCAGGCGGTCGGGCGCGAGCGAGTACGGACGACGCCGGCGG
The genomic region above belongs to Nocardioides sp. QY071 and contains:
- a CDS encoding FAD-dependent oxidoreductase; translated protein: MTGCIAVVGAGQAGLQVALGLRALGYDGRVVLVGAEPELPYQRPPLSKGFLAGTVPVEELELRDASYLGEQRIELVLGRSVVEASVGDSGGELRLDDGTTLAFDGLALATGANARRLPVPGADLPGVLGLRSVADAERLRAGLADASDVVVVGGGFVGLEVAATARAQGKRVTVVEAADRLLARVAAAPFSAHVRAWHEAQGTTVLTGRTVAALAGSGRVGGVVLGDGHLLPADLVVAGVGAAPVTDLATALGLRVEHGIVTDPSGRTSHPRVVAVGDCTVQPHPHDPGRLLGVESVNNAVEQASAAAAVLLGLDPGPRGVPWFWSNQGELKLQLAGISDGHDTHVVRGDGQDGRLTVLYYRAGRLVAADVAGNPRDFNAVKDALARGCTIDPDAAVDTAVPLKTLVSAVREPASLA
- a CDS encoding 2Fe-2S iron-sulfur cluster-binding protein, with protein sequence MPTIEFTCPDGSCRTVEARPGASVMETAVKLGVPGIVGECGGGLSCATCHVFVDVDQIDLTGRATDFEEEMLEDAVTPPTELSRLSCQVTMTDALDGLRVTIAKEQQ